One window of Streptomyces sp. SUK 48 genomic DNA carries:
- the nuoE gene encoding NADH-quinone oxidoreductase subunit NuoE, which translates to MTTSSSERGVSLGMPEPPAPAYPDDVRERLAADAREIVARYPDSRSALLPLLHLVQSEEGHVTRTGMRFCAQTLGLTTAEVTAVATFYTMYRRRPSGDYQVGVCTNTLCAVMGGDAIFESLQEHLGVGNGETTEDGKVTLEHIECNAACDFAPVVMVNWEFFDNQTPASARDLVDDLRAGRDVQPTRGARVCTFKETARILAGFPDERPGAVEEGGSAGPASLVGLRLAKGESAPARVVHPRGGPQDPPREPVPEPSPAEHPSSHDAPQETSASDPAHPAGPAAEEGE; encoded by the coding sequence GTGACCACCTCTTCTTCGGAGCGGGGCGTCAGCCTGGGCATGCCCGAACCGCCCGCGCCCGCCTACCCGGACGACGTACGGGAGCGGCTGGCGGCGGACGCGCGCGAGATCGTGGCGCGCTACCCGGACTCCCGCTCCGCCCTGCTGCCGCTGCTCCACCTCGTGCAGTCCGAGGAGGGCCATGTCACGCGCACCGGAATGCGGTTCTGCGCCCAGACGCTCGGCCTGACCACCGCCGAGGTCACCGCGGTGGCCACCTTCTACACCATGTACCGGCGCCGGCCCTCCGGCGACTACCAGGTGGGGGTGTGCACCAACACCCTGTGCGCGGTGATGGGCGGCGACGCGATCTTCGAGTCCCTCCAGGAACACCTGGGCGTGGGCAACGGGGAGACCACCGAGGACGGCAAGGTCACCCTGGAGCACATCGAGTGCAACGCGGCCTGCGACTTCGCGCCGGTCGTGATGGTCAACTGGGAGTTCTTCGACAACCAGACGCCCGCGAGCGCCCGGGACCTGGTCGACGACCTGCGCGCCGGCCGGGACGTACAGCCCACCCGGGGCGCGCGCGTGTGCACCTTCAAGGAGACCGCCCGCATCCTGGCCGGCTTCCCGGACGAGCGGCCCGGGGCCGTCGAGGAGGGCGGCAGCGCCGGACCCGCCTCGCTGGTCGGCCTGCGCCTGGCCAAGGGCGAGTCCGCGCCCGCGCGCGTGGTCCATCCGCGCGGCGGCCCGCAGGACCCGCCGCGGGAGCCGGTGCCCGAGCCGTCCCCGGCCGAGCACCCCAGCTCCCATGACGCGCCGCAGGAGACCTCGGCCTCCGATCCCGCGCACCCGGCAGGGCCTGCCGCCGAGGAGGGGGAGTGA
- a CDS encoding NADH-quinone oxidoreductase subunit D, with protein MSTQSASARETTEGTVYTVTGGDWDEVVQSAARSDDERIVVNMGPQHPSTHGVLRLILEIDGETVTEARCGIGYLHTGIEKNLEFRTWTQGTTFVTRMDYLTSFFNETGYCLAVEKLLGIEDDITDRAKIIRVLLMELNRMSSHLVCIATGGMELGATTIMIYGFRDREMILDLYELITGLRMNHAYIRPGGLAQDLPPGAVDQIREFVKKMRRNLPEYDKLATGNPIFKARMGDIGYLDLAGCMALGATGPILRATGLPHDLRKSRPYCDYETYDFEVPTADSCDAYGRFLIRLEEMRQSLGIIEQCLDRLAPGPVMVADKKIAWPAQLALGPDGLGNSLDHIKKIMGTSMEALIHHFKLVTEGFRVPPGQAYAAVESPKGELGVHAVSDGGTRPYRVHFRDPSFTNLQAMAAMCEGGQVADVIVAVASIDPVMGGVDR; from the coding sequence GTGAGCACTCAGTCCGCATCGGCACGCGAAACCACCGAGGGCACCGTCTACACGGTCACCGGTGGCGACTGGGACGAGGTCGTCCAGTCGGCGGCCCGCTCCGACGACGAGCGCATCGTCGTCAACATGGGTCCCCAGCACCCCTCCACCCACGGGGTGCTCCGGCTGATCCTGGAGATCGACGGCGAGACGGTCACCGAGGCCCGCTGCGGCATCGGCTACCTGCACACCGGCATCGAGAAGAACCTCGAATTCCGCACGTGGACGCAGGGCACCACCTTCGTCACGCGCATGGACTACCTGACGTCCTTCTTCAACGAGACCGGCTACTGCCTCGCCGTGGAGAAGCTCCTCGGCATCGAGGACGACATCACCGACCGCGCCAAGATCATCCGGGTGCTCCTGATGGAGCTGAACCGGATGTCCTCCCACCTGGTGTGCATCGCCACCGGCGGCATGGAGCTGGGCGCGACCACGATCATGATCTACGGCTTCCGTGATCGTGAAATGATTCTCGACCTCTATGAGCTGATCACCGGCCTGCGGATGAACCACGCGTACATCCGCCCCGGCGGACTCGCCCAGGACCTGCCGCCCGGCGCGGTCGACCAGATCCGCGAGTTCGTCAAGAAGATGCGCCGAAACCTCCCGGAGTACGACAAGCTCGCCACCGGGAACCCCATCTTCAAGGCCCGCATGGGCGACATCGGCTATCTCGACCTGGCCGGCTGCATGGCCCTCGGCGCGACCGGCCCGATCCTGCGCGCCACCGGCCTGCCGCACGACCTGCGCAAGAGCCGGCCGTACTGCGACTACGAGACGTACGACTTCGAGGTCCCCACCGCCGACAGCTGCGACGCCTACGGCCGCTTCCTGATCCGCCTCGAGGAGATGCGCCAGTCGCTCGGGATCATCGAGCAGTGCCTGGACCGGCTGGCGCCCGGCCCGGTCATGGTCGCCGACAAGAAGATCGCCTGGCCCGCCCAGCTGGCCCTCGGCCCGGACGGACTCGGCAACTCCCTCGACCACATCAAGAAGATCATGGGCACCTCCATGGAGGCCCTGATCCACCACTTCAAGCTGGTCACCGAGGGCTTCCGGGTCCCGCCGGGCCAGGCGTACGCGGCCGTCGAGTCCCCCAAGGGCGAGCTCGGCGTGCACGCGGTCTCCGACGGCGGCACCCGCCCCTACCGGGTCCACTTCCGCGACCCGTCGTTCACCAATCTTCAGGCCATGGCGGCGATGTGCGAGGGCGGCCAGGTCGCCGACGTGATCGTCGCCGTCGCGTCCATCGACCCCGTGATGGGAGGCGTCGACCGGTGA
- a CDS encoding NADH-quinone oxidoreductase subunit C — protein sequence MSDANGTHGDGANGVNPEKDLSASNLPGQRGQGGEEIRVQRGMFGANNGGDTSGYGGLVRSVRLPGPASRPYGGWFDEVADELEGALEEQGLLPANAIEKTVVDRGELTFHVEREHLLRVARTLRDDPALRFELCTGVSGVHYPGDKGRELHAVYHLRSITHNRLIRLEVGAPDTDPRIPSLVPVYPTNDWHERETYDFFGIVFDGHPALTRIMMPDDWQGHPQRKDYPLGGIPVEYKGAQIPAPDQRRSYS from the coding sequence GTGAGCGACGCGAACGGCACCCACGGCGACGGGGCGAACGGGGTGAACCCCGAGAAGGATCTCTCCGCCTCCAACCTCCCCGGCCAGCGCGGCCAGGGCGGCGAGGAGATCCGCGTCCAGCGCGGCATGTTCGGCGCGAACAACGGCGGCGACACCTCCGGCTACGGGGGCCTGGTCCGCTCGGTCCGGCTGCCCGGTCCGGCGAGCCGGCCCTACGGCGGCTGGTTCGACGAGGTCGCCGACGAGCTGGAGGGAGCCCTGGAGGAACAGGGCCTGCTGCCGGCCAACGCCATCGAGAAGACGGTCGTCGACCGCGGCGAACTCACCTTCCACGTCGAGCGCGAGCACCTGCTCCGGGTCGCCCGCACCCTGCGCGACGACCCCGCCCTGCGCTTCGAACTGTGCACCGGCGTCAGCGGCGTGCACTACCCGGGCGACAAGGGCCGCGAGCTGCACGCCGTCTACCACCTGCGCTCGATCACCCACAACCGGCTGATCCGCCTGGAGGTCGGCGCCCCGGACACCGACCCGCGCATCCCGTCCCTGGTCCCCGTGTATCCCACCAACGACTGGCACGAACGCGAGACGTACGACTTCTTCGGGATCGTCTTCGACGGCCACCCGGCCCTGACGCGGATCATGATGCCGGACGACTGGCAGGGCCACCCGCAGCGCAAGGACTACCCGCTCGGCGGCATCCCCGTCGAGTACAAGGGCGCCCAGATCCCGGCTCCGGACCAGCGGAGGTCGTACTCGTGA
- a CDS encoding NADH-quinone oxidoreductase subunit B, producing the protein MGLEEKLPSGFLLTTVEQAAGWVRKASVFPATFGLACCAIEMMTTGAGRYDLARFGMEVFRGSPRQADLMIVAGRVSQKMAPVLRQVYDQMPNPKWVISMGVCASSGGMFNNYAIVQGVDHIVPVDIYLPGCPPRPEMLMDAILKLHQKIQSTKLGVNAEEAAREAEEAALKALPTIEMKGLLR; encoded by the coding sequence ATGGGACTCGAAGAAAAGCTGCCGAGCGGCTTCCTGCTGACCACCGTGGAACAGGCCGCGGGCTGGGTGCGCAAGGCATCCGTCTTCCCGGCCACCTTCGGCCTGGCCTGCTGTGCCATCGAGATGATGACCACCGGCGCCGGCCGCTACGACCTCGCGCGCTTCGGCATGGAGGTCTTCCGCGGTTCACCGCGCCAGGCGGACCTGATGATCGTGGCCGGCCGGGTCAGCCAGAAGATGGCGCCGGTCCTGCGGCAGGTCTACGACCAGATGCCCAACCCCAAGTGGGTGATCTCCATGGGCGTCTGCGCCTCCTCGGGCGGCATGTTCAACAACTACGCGATCGTCCAGGGCGTCGACCACATCGTCCCGGTCGACATCTATCTGCCCGGCTGCCCGCCCCGGCCCGAGATGCTGATGGACGCGATCCTCAAGCTCCACCAGAAGATCCAGTCCACCAAGCTCGGGGTGAACGCCGAGGAAGCGGCCCGCGAGGCGGAGGAGGCGGCGCTCAAGGCACTGCCCACCATCGAGATGAAGGGGCTGCTGCGGTGA
- a CDS encoding NADH-quinone oxidoreductase subunit A, translating into MNAYAPILVLGALGAGFAIFSVVMATLIGPKRYNRAKLEAYECGIEPTPTPAGGGRFPIKYYLTAMLFIVFDIEIVFLYPWAVTFDALGLFGLVEMLLFVLTVFVAYAYVWRRGGLEWD; encoded by the coding sequence GTGAACGCCTATGCGCCCATCCTCGTACTGGGAGCCCTCGGGGCAGGCTTTGCGATCTTCTCCGTGGTCATGGCCACGCTGATCGGTCCGAAGCGGTACAACCGCGCCAAGCTCGAAGCCTACGAGTGCGGCATCGAGCCGACCCCCACGCCGGCCGGCGGCGGGCGCTTCCCCATCAAGTACTACCTGACGGCGATGCTCTTCATCGTCTTCGACATCGAGATCGTCTTCCTCTACCCCTGGGCCGTCACCTTCGACGCCCTGGGGCTTTTCGGGCTCGTGGAGATGCTGCTCTTCGTGCTCACCGTCTTCGTCGCGTACGCGTACGTATGGCGGCGCGGCGGCCTGGAATGGGACTGA
- a CDS encoding C40 family peptidase produces MSHTAHIRSHRKPRRSASSLAMRAGVAGGVLSTLAVAGAAGPANAAEPVTQTLELPTLTADLATQAAQSADATQQAAANYQLQAERDAAAAKAAKQAKSDLADAKQKAADAKKKAEEAARKAAAERATRGTTRIALTADDTSGSTGTSTGTGSSTGSSTATGSAAAVISFVKSQLGKAYVSGATGPSAYDCSGLVQTAFKQVGVSLPRVSQDQSTAGTQVSLSDLQPGDILYWGSAGSAYHVAVYVGDGMFVGAQNPSSGVSEHPLSYDQPTGAVRVL; encoded by the coding sequence ATGTCCCACACCGCTCACATACGCAGCCACCGGAAGCCCCGCCGCAGCGCGTCGTCCCTCGCGATGCGGGCCGGAGTTGCCGGTGGCGTCCTCAGCACCCTGGCAGTCGCCGGGGCCGCCGGTCCGGCCAACGCGGCCGAGCCGGTGACGCAGACCCTCGAACTGCCCACCCTCACGGCCGACCTGGCCACGCAGGCCGCCCAGTCCGCGGACGCCACCCAGCAGGCCGCGGCGAACTACCAGCTCCAGGCCGAGCGCGACGCGGCCGCCGCGAAGGCCGCGAAGCAGGCCAAGTCGGACCTCGCCGACGCCAAGCAGAAGGCCGCCGACGCCAAGAAGAAGGCCGAGGAGGCCGCCCGCAAGGCCGCCGCCGAGCGCGCCACGCGCGGCACGACCCGGATCGCCCTCACGGCCGACGACACCTCCGGCTCCACCGGCACCAGCACCGGCACGGGCAGCAGCACCGGCTCCTCCACGGCCACCGGTTCCGCCGCCGCCGTCATCAGCTTCGTCAAGTCGCAGCTGGGCAAGGCGTACGTCTCCGGCGCCACCGGCCCCTCCGCGTACGACTGCTCGGGCCTGGTGCAGACCGCCTTCAAGCAGGTCGGCGTGAGCCTGCCGCGGGTCTCGCAGGACCAGTCGACCGCCGGCACCCAGGTCTCGCTGAGCGACCTCCAGCCCGGCGACATCCTGTACTGGGGCAGCGCGGGCAGCGCGTACCACGTCGCGGTGTACGTGGGCGACGGCATGTTCGTCGGCGCGCAGAACCCGTCCTCCGGCGTCTCGGAGCACCCGCTGTCGTACGACCAGCCGACGGGCGCCGTGCGCGTACTCTGA
- the def gene encoding peptide deformylase yields MPRVFVQGAPAAEFPRYAPEAARGAVRRITEVGEAVLHKPCRDVTEFGPDLAALIDDMFRTMYVAEGAGLAANQVGVDLRLFVYDCPDDGGNRHVGHIVNPVLESPLDGRRLLDEGEGCLSVPGAVMAVPRPDRALVRGRDRDGNALEVEGTGYFARCLAHETDHTNGYIYLDRLTKREKKDALRQMGDRREEVYARRSAKEGVAQRLITPSGSPSSTR; encoded by the coding sequence ATGCCACGCGTGTTCGTACAGGGCGCCCCCGCCGCCGAGTTCCCCCGGTACGCCCCCGAGGCCGCCCGGGGCGCGGTGCGCCGGATCACCGAGGTCGGCGAGGCGGTGCTGCACAAGCCCTGCCGCGACGTCACGGAGTTCGGGCCCGACCTCGCGGCGCTCATCGACGACATGTTCCGCACGATGTACGTCGCCGAGGGCGCCGGGCTCGCCGCGAATCAGGTCGGGGTCGATCTGCGCCTGTTCGTGTACGACTGCCCCGACGACGGCGGAAACCGGCATGTCGGACACATCGTCAACCCCGTGCTGGAATCACCCCTCGACGGGCGACGGCTGCTGGACGAGGGCGAGGGGTGTCTGTCGGTGCCGGGCGCGGTGATGGCGGTGCCGCGGCCCGACCGGGCGCTCGTGCGCGGCCGGGACCGGGACGGCAACGCGCTGGAGGTCGAGGGGACGGGCTACTTCGCCCGGTGCCTCGCGCACGAGACGGATCACACCAACGGGTACATCTACCTCGATCGGTTGACCAAGCGGGAGAAAAAGGACGCGCTGCGGCAGATGGGGGACCGGCGGGAGGAGGTCTACGCCCGCCGGTCCGCCAAGGAGGGCGTCGCTCAGCGCCTGATCACGCCTTCGGGGTCACCTTCGTCAACCCGTTGA
- a CDS encoding geranylgeranyl reductase family protein: protein MTEPLSDHSADVIVVGAGPAGSATAYHLAKAGLDVLLLEKTEFPREKVCGDGLTPRAVKQLVAMGIDISEEAGWLRNKGLRIIGGGSRLQLDWPDLAAFPNYGLVRKRDDFDETLARNAQKAGARLYERCNVSGPIVDERTGRITGVTARVGEEKREVGYHAPLVVAADGNSTRLSLAMGLHRREDRPMGVAVRTYFTSPRHDDDYLESWLELWDRRGAQERLLPGYGWIFGMGDGTSNVGLGVLNTSAAFKELDWREILKAWCASMPEDWGYTPENMTGPIRGAALPMAFNRQPHYTKGLLLVGDAGGLVNPFNGEGIAYAMESGQIAADVIVQAHARATPAQREIALQRYPRVLKDTYGGYYNLGRAFVKLIGNPKVMQIAAQRGLTHPVLMKFTLKLLANLTDPTGGDAMDRIINGLTKVTPKA, encoded by the coding sequence GTGACCGAGCCCCTCTCCGACCACTCCGCCGATGTGATCGTCGTGGGCGCGGGCCCAGCCGGCTCCGCGACCGCGTACCACCTGGCCAAGGCCGGTCTCGACGTACTGCTCCTGGAGAAGACCGAGTTCCCGCGCGAGAAGGTGTGCGGCGACGGCCTCACGCCGCGCGCGGTCAAGCAGCTCGTCGCCATGGGCATCGACATCTCCGAGGAGGCCGGCTGGCTGCGCAACAAGGGCCTGCGCATCATCGGCGGCGGCTCCCGCCTCCAGCTGGACTGGCCGGATCTCGCGGCCTTCCCGAACTACGGACTCGTGCGCAAGCGCGACGACTTCGACGAGACCCTGGCCCGGAACGCGCAGAAGGCGGGCGCGCGGCTGTACGAGCGCTGCAATGTCTCCGGGCCGATCGTGGACGAGCGCACCGGCCGCATCACCGGGGTGACGGCCAGGGTCGGCGAGGAGAAGCGCGAGGTCGGCTATCACGCGCCGCTCGTCGTCGCGGCCGACGGCAACTCCACCCGGCTGTCCCTCGCGATGGGCCTGCACCGCCGCGAGGACCGTCCGATGGGCGTCGCGGTGCGCACGTACTTCACCTCGCCCCGCCATGACGACGACTACCTGGAGTCCTGGCTGGAGCTGTGGGACCGGCGCGGTGCGCAGGAGCGGCTGCTGCCCGGCTACGGCTGGATCTTCGGCATGGGCGACGGCACCTCCAACGTCGGCCTCGGCGTCCTCAACACCTCCGCCGCCTTCAAGGAGCTGGACTGGCGCGAGATCCTCAAGGCATGGTGCGCGTCCATGCCCGAGGACTGGGGCTACACCCCCGAGAACATGACCGGCCCGATCCGCGGCGCCGCGCTGCCGATGGCCTTCAACCGGCAGCCGCACTACACCAAGGGCCTGCTGCTGGTCGGCGACGCCGGCGGCCTGGTGAACCCCTTCAACGGCGAAGGCATCGCCTACGCCATGGAGTCCGGCCAGATCGCCGCCGACGTCATCGTCCAGGCACACGCGCGGGCGACGCCGGCCCAGCGGGAGATCGCCCTCCAGCGCTACCCGCGCGTCCTCAAGGACACCTACGGCGGCTATTACAACCTCGGCCGCGCCTTCGTGAAGCTCATCGGCAACCCCAAGGTCATGCAGATCGCCGCCCAGCGCGGCCTGACCCACCCCGTTCTGATGAAGTTCACCCTGAAACTCCTGGCCAACCTGACCGACCCGACGGGCGGCGACGCGATGGACCGGATCATCAACGGGTTGACGAAGGTGACCCCGAAGGCGTGA
- a CDS encoding GNAT family N-acetyltransferase, translated as MNRPLPAPRLRVPTHEDALAWHRLFADPEVMEFYGGKPAALSVYEELTARQRRHDAERGFCLWTILDESGEVLGFTGAQPWLPQWGPVGSTEIGWRLGRAHWGKGYVTAAARETLRRVREAGVPDVVAMVRPGNERSIAVTRRLGMRAAETYPHPVLEGGALCFRLDLDSPVGDAG; from the coding sequence GTGAACCGACCTCTCCCCGCACCGCGGCTGCGCGTTCCGACCCATGAGGACGCCCTGGCCTGGCACCGGCTGTTCGCCGATCCCGAGGTGATGGAGTTCTACGGCGGCAAGCCCGCCGCGCTCTCCGTCTACGAGGAACTCACCGCGCGCCAGCGGCGGCACGACGCGGAACGGGGCTTCTGCCTCTGGACGATCCTGGACGAGTCCGGCGAGGTCCTCGGCTTCACCGGCGCCCAGCCCTGGCTGCCGCAGTGGGGCCCGGTGGGCTCGACGGAGATCGGCTGGCGGCTCGGGCGGGCGCACTGGGGCAAGGGGTACGTCACCGCCGCCGCGCGCGAGACCCTGCGCCGGGTGCGGGAGGCGGGCGTACCGGACGTGGTGGCGATGGTGCGGCCGGGCAACGAGCGGTCCATCGCGGTGACCCGGCGCCTGGGCATGCGGGCCGCGGAGACGTACCCGCATCCGGTCCTGGAGGGCGGCGCGCTCTGCTTCCGCCTCGACCTCGACTCCCCTGTCGGTGACGCAGGGTAG
- a CDS encoding PASTA domain-containing protein has protein sequence MRVPRLVGLMAVDARESARVRGLLLTAPDRPEFHRAVVDYVVRQYPPPGAEVPAESVVYVWFDFADGEGGGGVREPRVPRPPTGGLQRERGEAGDAFEMTGR, from the coding sequence GTGCGTGTGCCACGGCTGGTCGGTCTGATGGCCGTGGACGCGCGGGAGAGCGCACGGGTCCGGGGGCTGCTCCTGACCGCGCCGGACCGCCCGGAGTTCCACCGGGCGGTCGTGGACTACGTGGTACGCCAGTACCCGCCGCCCGGGGCGGAGGTGCCGGCCGAGTCGGTGGTGTACGTGTGGTTCGACTTCGCGGACGGCGAGGGCGGCGGAGGGGTGCGCGAACCACGCGTCCCCCGGCCGCCGACGGGCGGACTCCAGCGGGAGCGGGGGGAGGCGGGGGACGCGTTCGAGATGACCGGCCGGTGA
- a CDS encoding demethylmenaquinone methyltransferase has translation MTRASLDKQPHEVASMFDNVAERYDLTNDVLSLGQDRRWRKEVAQAVDARPAQKILDLAAGTATSSLPFARSGAYVVPCDFSLGMLQVGKKRHTWLPFTAGDATRLPFKDDTFDAVTISFGLRNVQDFDTALREMYRVTKPGGRVVICEFSHPTWTPFRTVYTEYLMRALPPVARAVSSNPDAYVYLAESIRAWPNQPGLAGRLREAGWSRVAWRNLTGGVVALHRGFKD, from the coding sequence GTGACCCGCGCATCCCTGGACAAGCAGCCGCACGAAGTCGCCTCGATGTTCGACAACGTGGCGGAACGGTACGACCTGACCAACGACGTGCTGTCCCTGGGGCAGGACCGCCGCTGGCGCAAGGAGGTCGCGCAGGCCGTCGACGCCCGCCCCGCGCAGAAGATCCTGGACCTCGCCGCCGGCACCGCCACCTCCTCCCTGCCCTTCGCCCGCAGCGGCGCCTACGTCGTGCCCTGCGACTTCTCGCTCGGCATGCTCCAGGTCGGCAAGAAGCGCCACACCTGGCTGCCGTTCACCGCGGGCGACGCGACCAGGCTGCCGTTCAAGGACGACACCTTCGACGCCGTCACCATCTCCTTCGGCCTGCGCAACGTGCAGGACTTCGACACCGCGCTGCGCGAGATGTACCGCGTCACCAAGCCCGGCGGACGCGTCGTGATCTGCGAGTTCTCGCACCCGACCTGGACGCCCTTCCGGACCGTCTACACCGAGTACCTGATGCGCGCGCTGCCCCCGGTCGCCCGCGCCGTGTCCTCGAACCCGGACGCCTACGTCTACCTCGCCGAGTCCATCCGCGCCTGGCCGAACCAGCCCGGGCTCGCCGGACGGCTCCGCGAGGCCGGCTGGTCCAGGGTCGCCTGGCGCAACCTCACCGGTGGCGTCGTCGCCCTGCACCGCGGCTTCAAGGACTGA
- the mqnC gene encoding cyclic dehypoxanthinyl futalosine synthase yields MTEKADLQSVLDRAAAGGRITPEEALALYRDAPLHALGTAADAVRRRQYAGIEHIATYIIERNINYTNVCVTACRFCAFYAAPKDTAKGWTRDLDDILRRCAETVELGGTQIMFQGGHHPDYGVEYYEKHFKAIKDAFPQLVIHSLGASEVEHMARISKVSVEEAITRIHEAGLDSFAGAGAELLPERPRKAIAPLKESGERWLEIMETAHNLGVESTSTMLMGTGETNAERIEHLRMIRDVQDRTGGFRAFIPYTYQPENNHLKGRTQATLFEYLRMIAIARLFLDNVRHIQGSWLTTGKEVGQLSLHYGADDLGSIMLEENVVSSAGAKHRSNRLEIIDLIRKAGRVPAQRATTYEHLVVHEDPANDPVDDRVASHISSTAIAGGTAHPELKLLDAN; encoded by the coding sequence GTGACCGAGAAGGCCGACCTCCAGTCCGTCCTCGACCGTGCCGCCGCCGGCGGGCGGATCACCCCGGAAGAGGCCCTCGCCCTCTACCGCGACGCCCCGCTACACGCGCTGGGCACGGCCGCCGACGCGGTGCGCCGCCGCCAGTACGCCGGTATCGAGCACATCGCGACGTACATCATCGAGCGCAACATCAACTACACGAACGTGTGTGTCACGGCGTGCAGGTTCTGCGCCTTCTACGCGGCCCCCAAGGACACCGCCAAGGGCTGGACCCGCGACCTCGACGACATCCTGCGCCGCTGCGCGGAGACCGTCGAGCTGGGCGGCACCCAGATCATGTTCCAGGGCGGCCACCACCCGGACTACGGCGTCGAGTACTACGAGAAGCACTTCAAGGCCATCAAGGACGCCTTCCCCCAGCTGGTGATCCACTCGCTGGGCGCGTCCGAGGTCGAGCACATGGCCCGGATCAGCAAGGTGTCGGTCGAGGAGGCCATCACCCGGATCCACGAGGCCGGTCTCGACTCGTTCGCCGGTGCCGGCGCCGAGCTGCTGCCGGAGCGGCCGCGCAAGGCCATCGCCCCGCTCAAGGAGAGCGGCGAGCGCTGGCTGGAGATCATGGAGACCGCGCACAACCTGGGTGTGGAGTCCACCTCCACCATGCTGATGGGCACCGGCGAGACCAACGCCGAGCGCATCGAGCACCTGCGGATGATCCGCGACGTACAGGACCGCACGGGCGGCTTCCGCGCGTTCATCCCGTACACGTACCAGCCCGAGAACAACCACCTCAAGGGCCGTACGCAGGCGACGCTCTTCGAGTACCTGCGGATGATCGCCATCGCCCGGCTGTTCCTCGACAACGTCCGGCACATCCAGGGCTCCTGGCTCACCACGGGCAAGGAGGTCGGCCAGCTGTCCCTGCACTACGGCGCGGACGACCTCGGCTCGATCATGCTGGAGGAGAACGTGGTCTCCTCGGCCGGCGCCAAGCACCGCTCCAACCGGCTGGAGATCATCGACCTCATCCGCAAGGCGGGCCGGGTGCCGGCGCAGCGCGCGACGACGTACGAGCACCTGGTCGTGCACGAGGACCCGGCGAACGACCCGGTCGACGACCGCGTGGCCTCGCACATCTCCTCCACGGCGATCGCGGGCGGCACCGCGCATCCCGAGCTGAAGCTGCTCGACGCCAACTGA
- a CDS encoding A24 family peptidase, which translates to MSDAPVWAAAALWGAAAGAVLPRAAFRFAVPDDEPWRARCPDGHAVRGWLGRTACPGCPAPARLLLPVLTALVCAALAAATGPRPELVVWLLLAPVGVLLCAVDVRVRRLPDVLTLPSAALALALLGLAALLPGHAGHWPTALYGALALGASYTVLHLVNPAGMGFGDAKLALGTGAALGWYGWPTVLLGTFAAVLAGALYGGALVAVRRASRTTGVAFGPFLLGGTLVGVLIGAYRALS; encoded by the coding sequence ATGAGCGATGCGCCGGTGTGGGCCGCCGCCGCGCTCTGGGGGGCGGCGGCGGGGGCCGTCCTGCCCAGGGCCGCCTTCCGGTTCGCCGTACCGGACGACGAACCCTGGCGCGCGCGGTGCCCGGACGGGCACGCGGTCCGCGGGTGGCTGGGGCGTACGGCGTGCCCCGGCTGCCCGGCCCCCGCCCGACTCCTCCTGCCCGTCCTCACCGCCCTGGTCTGCGCGGCCCTCGCCGCCGCGACCGGCCCCCGGCCCGAACTGGTGGTCTGGCTGCTGCTCGCGCCGGTCGGGGTGCTGCTGTGCGCGGTCGACGTCCGGGTGCGGCGGCTGCCCGATGTGCTGACCCTGCCGTCCGCCGCCCTCGCCCTCGCGCTGCTGGGGCTCGCCGCGCTGCTGCCCGGGCACGCCGGGCACTGGCCCACCGCGCTGTACGGGGCCCTCGCGCTCGGGGCGTCGTACACCGTGCTGCACCTGGTGAACCCGGCCGGAATGGGCTTCGGGGACGCCAAGCTGGCCCTCGGGACGGGGGCCGCGCTCGGCTGGTACGGCTGGCCCACGGTGCTGCTCGGCACGTTCGCCGCGGTCCTGGCCGGCGCGCTGTACGGCGGCGCGCTCGTCGCCGTACGGCGGGCCTCGCGCACGACGGGCGTCGCGTTCGGGCCGTTCCTGCTGGGCGGAACCCTTGTCGGGGTGCTGATCGGCGCGTATAGGGCGCTGTCGTAG